The genomic region GGTAGACGCCCTTGATCGTCACCTTCGCCGCGGTCGGCGCGGCGGCGACCGCGGCGGCCAGCGCGGTCGCCGACTTGGGCCGCGCGGTTACACCGGGAGCGACCTCCGTCGCAGTCGTCGAACCGCCCGGGCGGGTGACACCGCCGACGACGCTCGGCGCGTACGCCGCGGCTTCGGCGGCGCTGAGGGGAACCGAGCCGCCCGTCGGCGGGAGCAGCTCGGCAACGCCGGTGGTTCCGGTGCCGGCGGTCGCCATGTGCGCGACACCACCGGCGACGAGCCCGAGGCTCACGACGACGGCGGTGCCGAGCTTCCAACGGTGACGCAGTTTCATGCAGGGGTCCTCACGACAGTGCAGGCGAATGATCGAGGATCACCCAAACACGACGAAGGGGCAGACCGGCGACCGGTCTGCCCCTTGTCGGCTGACTGATTCAGGACATGACAGGGACCGGCCGCGCTATCCCAGCGGCAGGTCGAGCACGACGTTCGGAACAGTGGTGACGTTGGAGGTGCGGATGCTCGCGATCTCCGCCGCCGTCAACGCCCGCTTGTAGATCCGGACCTCGTCCAGCGACCCGTCGAACCGGTGCAGGCCGTCGAGCCGCTGCCCGACGTACATCCTGAACGGCCGGCCCGGACTGATCGACCCGCTGGGCGCGGCGACCGATCCCACCTGCGCTCCGTCGACCCACAGCGACAGCGTGCCCGCCTTTCGTTGCAGAGCGACGTGGTGCCAGGCGTTGTCGTTGTAGGCCCTCGTCGAGGCGACCGCCGCGGTGCTGCCGTTGACGGTGATCAGCCCCCGGATCCGGCTGCTGGCCGGCTCGGCTCGCAACCAGAACTGGGAGAACTCGTTGATCCCGTAGCCCCAGAAGATCGCCTGGCTCGCGGTACTCGCGCCGTACCGGATCCAGGCCATCGCGGTGAAGTCGCCCGATCCGAGCGCGAGCGACTCGGCGTACGGGAGCTGGATCGCGTCGTCGGTGCCGTCCAGGTCCCGCGCCTGCCCGAACCTGCCCGCGACCGCCGTCGTCCCGCCGCGCAGGTAGCTGTGGTTGCCGAGCCCCGACACGTCCGGCGTGGTCGGCCCACTCGCTCCGTCCGGGTGCCCGATGTCGGTCTCGGTGAACCGCGCGAACCGGATCTGGTCCCGCGCGTCGACCGTGCCGCCCTCGTACAGCAGCCCGATCTCGCCGGTGCCGAGCACCGCCATGTCGGAGTAGCCGGACCAGTCGCTGGTGATCCGGGTGCCCTGCTCCACGGTCTGCCAGGTCCTTCCCTCGTCGAAGCTGGACCGGATCGTCAGGTACCGCCGCCGTTCCGGATCGGCCGGCGACGCGAACAGGATCCGGTTGTACTTCGCGCCCTGGTCGGTCGCCCGCAGCCGGACCAACGATCCCTGCACCGTCGGGGTGGTCAGCCCCACCACCGGCGCGTACGGCGCGACGTAGCTCTCGCCGCCATCGTTGCTGACAGCAAAGGCCCGGCTGTTGCCGGCGCTGCCGCCGTTGTTCCGGGCGCCCGCGTAGATGCCGCCGTCAACCTTCTCCACCACACTGATCTCCTGCGGCACCAGTCCGTCGGAGCGCAGATCGGTCGCACCCTTGTGCCAGGTCTCGCCGCTGTCGTCGCTGTAGACGAGCTGACCGGCGTGCTTGCCGCTCACGTCGTAGTTCGTGCCGGCGACCAGGCGGCCCTGGTGCGCGCCGCGGGTCAACTGGATGCCGTGCACCGGCCCGGTCGCGTACCAGCCCCAGGCCGGGTCGTCGATCTGGCCGCCGATGCTGCGGGCCTTGCTGAACGTCAGGCCGTCGTCCTCGCTGAACTGCACGTACGGCGTGCGCGGGCGATCCGTCCCGTTCCCGGGATCCATGGTGGTCAGCAGCACGATCCGGCCGGTCTGGTAGTCCACGATCGGCGTCGGGTTGCCGCGGGTGGCCACGGCGTTCGGGTCGGTGTCGGTGCCCGACAGCACCACCTTCTGCGCCGACCAGGTTCGGCCGTTGTCGGTGGAGCGGCGCATCACCAGGTCGATCTCCTGCGAGTCGCCGCACCACGTCCGCCGCGCTTCGGCGAAGGCGAGCAGCGTTCCGGCCTTGGTCCGGACGATGGCCGGGATCCGGTAGCAGCCGTAGCCGGCGCCACCCTTGTCGAACAGCACGGTCTGGACGACGGCAGCAGGCTCGGCCATCGGACGGGCGCCGGCGGTGGTCGCCGTGAGCGCCGGGAGCACAAGAACGAGAGCAAGCATCAGGCGGAGAGGTGTGGGCATGAAGTCCTGCCTTCCGGGCAGCGCCAGATAACAACGGGGCGAGTTGCTATGCCGTAACTTCTCCACATATCTGATCTCTCAAACCAGGACATCCCATGTCCTCGCCGGAGCGCAAGGTACCTGGCCCGGGCGGACGCCGCTGGGACCGGAAACCGCCGGTCAGATCAAGGCGGCCTGGGCCTCGATCTCCTGCTCGGGGTCGAGCGGCAGGGTGATCTTGAAGACCGTGCGGCCCGGCTCGGACTCCACCCGCAGATCGCCGTGGTGCTTCTTGACCACGATCCGCCAGGAGATGTCCAGCCCGAGGCCGGTGCCCTCGCCGATCGGCTTGGTGGTGAAGAACGGCTCGAAGATCCGGCGGCGGATCTCCGGCGGGATGCCCGGGCCGGTGTCACCGATCTCGACCACCGCGTAGGCGCCGTCGCGGCGGGTGCGCAGCGTCAGGGTGCCGGACGAGCCCATCGCGCTGACCGCGTTGTCGATGATGTTGGTCCAGACCTGGTTGAGCTCCGCGGCGTACGCCGGGATCGCCGGCAGGTCGGGATCGAAGTCCTTGACCACCTCGATGCCCTGCAGCTTGCCCGACATCATCACGAGCGTGGACTTCAGCAGCTCGCGCAGGTCGACCACCTGGAACGGTGCCCGGTCGATCTGCGAGTACTGCTTGGCCGCGCCGACCAAGGTGGAGATCCGGGTGACCGAGTCGTCGATCTCGTTCATCAGCGACTCGGTGTCGATCGTGTACATCAGCCAGCGCACCGCCCCTTCGAGGTACGCCGGGCCGACCGCGGTCAGCACGTCCTCCATCCAGGGCACGTCCAGGCCGGCCGCGGCCAGCACCGGCGCGACGTCCCAGCTGTCCCGGACGTCGTGGTCGTCGAGCCAGTCCGACAGCGCGTCCTCGGCGTCGGACTGCTCCATCGGCGACTGCTCCTTGGCCTTCGCCTTGGCGACTCGCTCGACCGCGGCCTCCTGCAGCTCGACGATCTGGTGCAGCTTGGTCGCGTCGAGCGTGCCGTCGGCCAGCATCGCCAGCTTCGACCGCATCCCGGCGACCCGCTGGCGCAGGGTCGCGGCGGCGCGCACCGCGGCCGCGGCCGGGTTGTTCAGCTCGTGGGTCAGGCCGGCCGACAGCGAGCCGAGCGCCAGCAGCCGCTCGCGCTCGCCCATCGTCTCGTTCGTCCGGCGCATGCCCTGGACGAACCCGTCGATCAGGTGCACGGCCATCGGGAACCACTGGTTCATCATCGTCGCCATCGTCTCGGCGCCGATGACGAAGAACGTGGACGGCTCGAGCACCCGCATGGTCGCGTTGTACGCCTTGCGCTCGTCGGCGCCGAGGAACGCGGTCACCGCCCCGGCGTACACGCCGCGCTGGGTGCTGCGGTTGATCTCCACCTCTTCGCCGTGCGAGAGCTTGCACATCCGGATCCCGCCGGTCAGCAGGATGTAGCAGCAGACCGCTGGATCGCCTTCGCTGAAGACGATGCCGTCCTCGATGCTCTCGACGGTGCCTTCCCGCGCCAGCCACTGCAGCTGCTCGTCGGTCAGGCTCTCGAACAGGAACAGCGTGCGCAGCTCGTCGACCGACAGCCGCCGGGACTCCGCCTCGGTGGTCTCCGCGGCGCTCATCGAACCGTCTCCCTCGTCACAGCATCTCCAGGTATCGGTGCACCAAGGTCACGGCCATCGCCCCGTCGCCGACCGCGGAGGCCACCCGCTTGACCGACTCGGCCCGGACGTCGCCGGCCGCGAAGACGCCCGGCATCGACGTCTCCAGGTGGTACGGCTCGCGCTCCAGCCCCCAGCCCGGCGGCTTGCCGCGCAGGTCGGGCCCGGTCAGCACGAAACCCCGCTCGTCGCGCAGCAGGTCACCCGGCAGCCAGTCGGTCCGGGGCGCCGCGCCGATGAACACGAACATCCACTCCGTGTCCACCTCCCGCGTCTGTCCGGTCGCGCTGTTCTGCAGGGTCATCCGCTCCAGGTGCTCGGAGCCCTTGCAGGACACCACCTGCGTACAGGTATGGACCTCGATGTTCTCGATGCCGTCGATCTGGTTGATCAGGTACGACGACATGGTCGCCTCGAGCGAGGGACCTCTGACCAGCATATGCACGCGCTTGGCATGGTTGCTGAAGTAGACCGCGGCCTGACCGGCGGAGTTCGCCCCGCCGATGATGTAGACCTCCTGGCCGGCGCAGTTCGGGCCTTCGGTGGTCGCCGAGCCGTAGTAGATGCCGCGGCCGCACAGCTCGTCGACGCCCGGCGCCTGCAGGGTGCGGTACGAGACGCCGGTCGCCAGGATCACCGAGTGCGCCGAGATCTCGCTGCCGTCGGAGAACAGCAGCCGCCGGGCGGAGCCGAGCGACTCCAGCCCTACCACCTGACGCGCGGTCAGCAGCTCGGCGCCGAACCGGACCGCCTGCCGCCGGGCCCGGTCGGTCAGCTGCGCGCCGGAGACCCCGTCGGGAAAGCCCAGGTAGTTCTCGATCCGGCTGGACTGCCCGGCCTGACCACCCGTCGCCAACTGCTCCACGAGCACAGTCCGCAGGCCCTCGCTCGCGCCGTACACGGCAGCGCCGAGGCCGGCCGGACCGCCGCCGACCACGACCAGGTCGTAGAACTCCTCCGCCGGCGAGGTGGACAGCCCGACCTTGTCGGCCAGCTCCGACTCGCTCGGGGCGACCAGGACCGATCCGTCCGGGGTGATCACCACCGGCAGGGCGGAGCCGTCCACGCCGGCCGCCTCCAGCAACCGCTTGCTCTCGTCCTCGTCCACGCCGTACCAGCGGTACGGGACGGCGTTGCGGGCGAGGAAGTCACGGGCCGCGAACGACGGCGCGGACCAGCGGTGCCCGATCACCCGGGTCTCGTCGGTGGACGGGTCCGGGGTGGTGCGCCACAGCTCCAGCATCGCGTCGACCACCGGGTAGAGCTTCTCCTCCGGCGGGTTCCACGGCTTGAGCAGGTAGTGGTCGAGGTCGACCACGTTGATCGCCTGGATCGCGGCGTCGGTGTCGGCGTACGCCGTGAGCAGCACCCGGCGGGCGAGCGGGAACAGGTCCATCGCCTGCTCGAGGAACTCGATCCCGGTCATCTGCGGCATCCGGTAGTCGGCCAGCAGCAACGCCACCGGCTCACCGCGCAGCTTCAGCTCCCGCAACGCGTCCAGCGCCTGCGGACCGGTCTCGGCCCGGACCACCCGGTGCTGCTCGCCGTACCGGCGGCGAAGGTCGCGGGCAATCGACCGGGACACCCCGGGATCGTCGTCCACGGTGATGATCAC from Kribbella flavida DSM 17836 harbors:
- a CDS encoding sialidase family protein: MPTPLRLMLALVLVLPALTATTAGARPMAEPAAVVQTVLFDKGGAGYGCYRIPAIVRTKAGTLLAFAEARRTWCGDSQEIDLVMRRSTDNGRTWSAQKVVLSGTDTDPNAVATRGNPTPIVDYQTGRIVLLTTMDPGNGTDRPRTPYVQFSEDDGLTFSKARSIGGQIDDPAWGWYATGPVHGIQLTRGAHQGRLVAGTNYDVSGKHAGQLVYSDDSGETWHKGATDLRSDGLVPQEISVVEKVDGGIYAGARNNGGSAGNSRAFAVSNDGGESYVAPYAPVVGLTTPTVQGSLVRLRATDQGAKYNRILFASPADPERRRYLTIRSSFDEGRTWQTVEQGTRITSDWSGYSDMAVLGTGEIGLLYEGGTVDARDQIRFARFTETDIGHPDGASGPTTPDVSGLGNHSYLRGGTTAVAGRFGQARDLDGTDDAIQLPYAESLALGSGDFTAMAWIRYGASTASQAIFWGYGINEFSQFWLRAEPASSRIRGLITVNGSTAAVASTRAYNDNAWHHVALQRKAGTLSLWVDGAQVGSVAAPSGSISPGRPFRMYVGQRLDGLHRFDGSLDEVRIYKRALTAAEIASIRTSNVTTVPNVVLDLPLG
- a CDS encoding ATP-binding protein, encoding MSAAETTEAESRRLSVDELRTLFLFESLTDEQLQWLAREGTVESIEDGIVFSEGDPAVCCYILLTGGIRMCKLSHGEEVEINRSTQRGVYAGAVTAFLGADERKAYNATMRVLEPSTFFVIGAETMATMMNQWFPMAVHLIDGFVQGMRRTNETMGERERLLALGSLSAGLTHELNNPAAAAVRAAATLRQRVAGMRSKLAMLADGTLDATKLHQIVELQEAAVERVAKAKAKEQSPMEQSDAEDALSDWLDDHDVRDSWDVAPVLAAAGLDVPWMEDVLTAVGPAYLEGAVRWLMYTIDTESLMNEIDDSVTRISTLVGAAKQYSQIDRAPFQVVDLRELLKSTLVMMSGKLQGIEVVKDFDPDLPAIPAYAAELNQVWTNIIDNAVSAMGSSGTLTLRTRRDGAYAVVEIGDTGPGIPPEIRRRIFEPFFTTKPIGEGTGLGLDISWRIVVKKHHGDLRVESEPGRTVFKITLPLDPEQEIEAQAALI
- a CDS encoding FAD-dependent oxidoreductase, which produces MTASTSRPVIITVDDDPGVSRSIARDLRRRYGEQHRVVRAETGPQALDALRELKLRGEPVALLLADYRMPQMTGIEFLEQAMDLFPLARRVLLTAYADTDAAIQAINVVDLDHYLLKPWNPPEEKLYPVVDAMLELWRTTPDPSTDETRVIGHRWSAPSFAARDFLARNAVPYRWYGVDEDESKRLLEAAGVDGSALPVVITPDGSVLVAPSESELADKVGLSTSPAEEFYDLVVVGGGPAGLGAAVYGASEGLRTVLVEQLATGGQAGQSSRIENYLGFPDGVSGAQLTDRARRQAVRFGAELLTARQVVGLESLGSARRLLFSDGSEISAHSVILATGVSYRTLQAPGVDELCGRGIYYGSATTEGPNCAGQEVYIIGGANSAGQAAVYFSNHAKRVHMLVRGPSLEATMSSYLINQIDGIENIEVHTCTQVVSCKGSEHLERMTLQNSATGQTREVDTEWMFVFIGAAPRTDWLPGDLLRDERGFVLTGPDLRGKPPGWGLEREPYHLETSMPGVFAAGDVRAESVKRVASAVGDGAMAVTLVHRYLEML